The segment CACTGACTAGTAAAGGAGACGTTGCTGACGTCTAGGTATTAACACTTAAAATAATTACAACTCTCAAATGAAAGATCGATTAACAAGACCATTTATTTAACCTTTTTGGTGTTTGTTGTGCACTTGATGTATTAATTTCCATACATAGTTGAGGTGAGATAGTGGGCTTATATGATACAAACACAACAAACATTATTAATTGAGATGCATGAAAACAAGATGATCACCGAAAGAGTGTCTAGATTTGCATGGCTTCGGAACCAATGAACTTGGTAAGACCAAAGGTAAGAGCCATAGCCATCCAGCCACCAATGACCACCCTAACGCTTGACTTGAACACACTTGTCTTTCCCAGAACCGCACCGGTCACTCCAAACACCAACAATGCCAGGGTGGCCACGATCGCTACCACCGCCATTCTTACCTTATGATTCTCTATGAATACAGCTGCAAGAAGCGGCATTGCTGCTCCCACTGAAAATGCTAACGCTGATGCCAACGCTGCTTGTCCTGGATTTGGTAGCCgctctttcttctcctcctgCCATTAAGTTTACATATGTCATGTCATTAAGGTCCCAGTATCATCCAGAACCTATTGGTATATAGctcttatatatatagaatgTTAGAATTTCAAGTGTTTAAAAATGCCACTTTATATGTTAGCATTCATAtgtcaaaaaattatatactttttgcCAACACAAATATTTTTCAGAAAGACAGTGAAAATTCAAACGCAAACATATTTGTTTAACATAATGCTGCGGTCGGCttgaaaataaacaacaaatttATATCAATCTTACACATATGGAAGCAAGTTTTATGCTATATATTGGGATGCATTAATTTTTCAGATACAAAAAATAGTGACGAATTACCAATCTTTCACTAAACCGTGGCAATTATATTTCTATGGGAATTGCGTAATgtcatttgtttttatttatgtgagtaattaaagtttagtgtttagacACCACATGGTTACTGTGTATATACGCTTTACCTCATCTTGTTCGTCGATTGCTGATAGTGATGTCTTAGTCTCAATAGCTCTCTTCATCTGAGCAGTTTCAATATCCCTTTGTGTGCAGACAGACACAAACTCTCCAATGGCCATACTGCACGCACCTGCTACAAGGCCGGCAAAACCAACAAGCAACATTGCTTTAACGTCTTCTTTGATAGAACCAACACCCATCATGAGCGACGCGACTGTGACCAGACCATCGTTGGCTCCGAGCAAGGCAGCTCTTAGCCACTGAGCTCTCTGCATGTAGTCCACTTCCTCCTTCTCTGCTCTTGGACTGATTCTTTGTTGTTTTGGGCTGCTTCTTTCTGAAAGCTCAAAGTTGGAAGCCATGGTGTGGAATTCTTACTTACTAAGTAGTACTTAAACTTTGTTCTATGAGAAGGCTTGTGGAGAACTCACGCCTTATATAGAAAATTAGAGTGggaatatttgtttattaattagttGGTACTCTTACCTAATAATATACGTATATAAGAGAAGTGAGAGAATGGTGGTAGCAGTGGTGGAAACGGTAACGTTGGACACTATGCTGCTTGAGAGTGGAAATAGAATCGGATGGATTTGAATAGCCACCCAAAAGTGCCATTGCCAATTCGTGATAAACAATATTATTGGTGAAATGAGTGAATGTGGTGTATCTTTTTTTTCATAGAAGTGGTGTGGTGTATGTTTTCAATAGTGTGATAGTTACTATTTGAATTAATTTTCACCTGATCCGCTGATCGTAGTGATTAAGTGTCACTggggttttgtttgtttgttaactTGGCACTGGTTTTCCATTGACAGAGTAACCATAATGGTTTAAACGTGACATATTTGCTATCTTGCTAGATAATCCCATTATTCCTTTCGTAGGACTCAGAAGGCGTCTGAGGATTaataatatactagattttgacccgcgctttcaaaagcgcgggtttatgtttggtgaaaattttatataatcacatttatataatccgtcttgtatatgtatttatataatccgtctcatatatgtattttatatccagatttatgttcggtaaaactatattatacatgtatttttaggtttataattttgaattagatattttaaatataaatcaatataacagttttatagttttgatcggtgttttgaaattcgattgagacctgcggttgaacggattaccggttgatcaaagataaattcagttcgggtttgaaaaaaaaaaaaaaattaaaaatctaataaaaactactaaaatcgaaatcaagttaccggttgaaccactggttgaaccaataaacaattttattttttataaataatttttgttagatagttgggattatatttaggaaaaagcggtttaaaaccaaaccattaaatagtttgagaaaaaacgatgcagtttcaaacatgtccgattggaaaaatattaaaatgatgcagtatcaagcacggaataatcacataccaaaattgaattaggaaaccgatggttaatgacaaaccaaaaacaattaaaaagaaaccaatgcaaaatgtccaaaatgtcattaatgaatacaaaagaaagtctctttaataggggtaaacagagtaaaaatccaaatgtgcttgtactttaatagtatagattacacgaactatttaaatattttataattaatatactaatttatatgtttttgttaacAATTATGAAATAAAAGGAATATTTTATCTAGTAAAAATCTGTACACTAAACGTCTGAGATAAATCTTAATACGATTTATCACGTAACTATCCAtgtctttttttgttaacaaagttAAACTCTCTAGGATTAGAAATTTAATATCTCGTGATAAAGAAAGCAAAAGGAACAGAACAACATTCTgtattttgtttatgttttacctttatattaaaaatgtagaaaaataatatttattttcatgtgcCATGTCATTGCTAACATCATTCCGAGTGCTATGTCATTGCAAACATCATCTCATGAtccatttgtatttatattttgaccTAATCTCATGAGCTaaaaccttttcttttcttaaatcttGCACGCATTTCGCTCTATATGCGTTATGTATGCATGCGAATTTAACATTTTATGATGACAAATTGACTACCCATAAATTCCTATGAATAGTACTACATTAGGTGATAACCCGCACCCTGTGTAGGGtgaaaattttttattttaatctaacgatattagaaattttcaaaattataagcacaaatattagatataatGGTACATATCAAACGAAATTGTGAATGTATATATAATGTAcgaataattttttatagaaaaaactTGTGTAATTGGTTATGTGTTAACtagatttaatttatgttaaaatatataatagtatgcAATAATTTCAACCTATTTATTTCGAATttaattcaaaacaaaacatataaaatagatttattgtttgaataataaaaagtatgattataatattgaaagaaacataggtagtagtaaaataaattacgcaagaaacaaattataagcaaaaaatgataaaaccaaAATGCCACGAAAAAAATCTTTAGAATTTCTGATTTGCAATCATATACAGAGAAATGACTAAGAATTAGTTTACCAAACTAAACATAGATGCTTACCaaattaatttagaaaatataaaactaattaaatgcATAACTTTTAATTTCAAATGTGAAATACTTACTCCATGTTTACTACAAAGAACCAGATCTTATGGTCAATGAAATCATTGTTCCCATTCGTAGGTTTTATCATATATTCTTCAAGAAATCATATTCCTACTACAACCCCATAAATATTTGGTTCATattttcagacaaaaaaaacaactttagACAGTCGCACTCAAAATAATAGCATATTTATGAACACTtgactataaaataaaatacggacatgaatttaaaaaaagCCATGAGTTTGCTTGTGAAATTGTTTGTATTAATCGTTTGAGTTGAGGAGAAGGGTGTggtgattttgattttattataaaaaccaCATATTTATACTAAGAAGTGAAATACATGTGGGGCAATAGTAATTATCTCCAAATCGTTGTAGTTAAAGATAATATTACCTATTTAATTTCACATAACTTGTGCGATAATTATACTAAGACTAACCTAAATTAGATAGGCACCATAATGAAACTTCCTTTTATGTgaaaaaattaaagttcaaaaaaatcattcgattattaattgattacaaaaatttgaatccatAATATAACTTCCTTATATAAAACAATCACATTTTTGTTAAAAGAGTATAACCATAATCAACTCCCTAATAATATACAGAAATTAAGCCAATTAATGGCACCGCAGATTATTGAGGGTTTAATCAGCAAATTTAGTtaccaaaatcgtaaaaaaaaatatcaaacttaTTAGAAGTTTCCTTTTAACAAACACGATATCATTTGTCTTTGCAAATCACATTTTATTTAATGCCACCCAGATTTGTAGGttagacattttaaaattatttaagttaACATAATAAATTTGGTAGGTTATATGAATTCTGTATATGTCCAATTAcagatttcttttgtttttttattattatttgatacttGATATATAGACTACATTATAGTTAGACATTACACTATCTATGTAAACACTATAGTTAGACATCCTTATTATAAcacgtttatatatatatatatatatatatatatatatatatatatatatatatatatatatatatatatattgtctaactatatataaaacttCTTGATggttacattttatatatagttagaCATTTTATATCAGAACCCATGTTATAGTTTGGTTTTAATTATttctctttataaaaaaaactgcaaataatttcataacagactcataaatataataaattcatataCTATATGTTATAATCCCAACTAACAAAAGAATGTGAAGTATATGTATAATGTGTAAAAATCAAGATAAATTGGATGAATATATAATAGAATTTTCTAACATTGTGAATATACTACATAGGATTGAGACTTTgcacataatttttatttttgtctagGGGTCAACGTTTAATATACAATCCTCTTGACgtgtatataaaaaaataattcatcTGTAGATCATAAAATCATTCATCTTCAAGATAGGAAAATAATAAAGTCATAGCATTAAACGTTTAcgttttaatttgtttggttAGTCGATAACAAAGTAGCTTATACTATATTAgtaaagttataaaatattgatCAATGGCAATTTCTGTAATTATTCTAGTTAGCAAAGGGTCTTTAAATTTAAAGGGTGATAGTGCTTATGGAGCTGCCACGTGTAAATGGCACATATGTAAATCACACATCAACATAAGGTTATTTTCAATGAATGctcctcaaataatatataagggatggTGTTAATAGTTAGTATAATTtatcctttttgttttcttaactAAATCTCGAAAATTTAGTCCCCAACTACATTTAGTACTACTATGAATAGtccttttgtttttataaatgcatagaACACAATCGGCCGGAACATTTAGGGTGAGAATGGAAGGGCAGGAGAAGAGCAGGACGTACACCGAAGCAGATGTACTGCTTTTTGATTGCCATTCACCATATGTTTGTAATTAAAAGGCagttcattttaaaaattaataaaatatatatgatctGCTAGCAgttcaaaaatacaaacaatagTAGTGATCCACTATTTACAGTAATATCTCTGTCTTTTTGGTGTGTTTCAAGTGGATCTCCagcctttctttttttttgctgctttttaatataataataatcaacttatattcattaaatattaatgtatttttcatatactTCGATTAcaacacataaaatataatcattttgttttaaaatgattcATATTTTAAAGCTctcacatatattaataaatcatattaaaCTTTAATTCTAAACTATAATTTTCTGACTGTTTTCCTCATAAttctaaacaaataaaattttaatatgtgcAGTTAAGTTTGTTTTTAAGTTTGGAATTAATCATTATTACTTGATAAAATtgtattgaaaatacaaaaatatatctttgtgaaacaaaagacaatatatatatattg is part of the Raphanus sativus cultivar WK10039 chromosome 5, ASM80110v3, whole genome shotgun sequence genome and harbors:
- the LOC130512346 gene encoding vacuolar iron transporter homolog 2.1, translating into MASNFELSERSSPKQQRISPRAEKEEVDYMQRAQWLRAALLGANDGLVTVASLMMGVGSIKEDVKAMLLVGFAGLVAGACSMAIGEFVSVCTQRDIETAQMKRAIETKTSLSAIDEQDEEEKKERLPNPGQAALASALAFSVGAAMPLLAAVFIENHKVRMAVVAIVATLALLVFGVTGAVLGKTSVFKSSVRVVIGGWMAMALTFGLTKFIGSEAMQI